A single region of the Brachypodium distachyon strain Bd21 chromosome 3, Brachypodium_distachyon_v3.0, whole genome shotgun sequence genome encodes:
- the LOC100842657 gene encoding transcription repressor OFP13, which produces MGKKGALASIFSRLLVADADSPPSPASKAPSPPWPWLSSPCRNPQTSSSRDHRRAVTRSPAGAAAVDDDMYKTANSAYQLDEDDFPCFSPDDGGSCFDVDEDEELVEDHDGGFSTTSASEEWCYASEAVIRGLGRAGGGRFFVDRPDPLASNSILAGPPSSAPLPEKKKEEEEARPSSALVEESVAVAVESADPYGDFRASMEEMVSAHGLRGWADLQELLTWYLRVNAKRNHALIVAVFLDLLVALAAAAADAPTTTTTTMMTTTSSGSTSGSGSTSASSSTCGCAGDGGTSATEEQCCGGRGDGAERSSSGASEGAVGDEAGDGGYCSRVVDS; this is translated from the coding sequence ATGGGCAAGAAAGGCGCCCtcgcctccatcttctccaggctcctcgtcgccgacgccgactCCCCTCCTTCTCCCGCCAGCAAGGCACCTTCTCCGCCGTGGCCCTGGTTGTCGTCGCCCTGCCGGAACCCGcagacctcctcctcccgcgaccaccgccgcgccgtcaCGAGgagccccgccggcgccgccgccgtggacgacgacaTGTACAAGACGGCTAACTCCGCCTACCAGCTCGACGAGGACGACTTCCCCTGCTTCTCGCCCGACGACGGCGGCTCCTGCTTCGATGTCGATGAAGACGAGGAATTAGTGGAAGACCACGACGGCGGGTTCTCGACGACGAGCGCGTCCGAGGAGTGGTGTTACGCGTCGGAGGCGGTGATCCGCGgcctgggccgggccggcggcggccgcttcttCGTGGACCGGCCGGACCCGCTGGCATCGAACTCGATCCTGGCCGGCCCCCCTTCCTCGGCGCCgttgccggagaagaagaaggaggaggaggaggcgcgacCGTCGTCGGCGCTGGTGGAAGAGAgcgtggcggtggcggtggagtCGGCGGACCCGTACGGGGACTTCCGGGCGtccatggaggagatggtgtcCGCGCACGGGCTCCGCGGCTGGGCCGACCTCCAGGAGCTGCTCACCTGGTACCTCCGCGTCAACGCCAAGCGCAACCACGCCCTCATcgtcgccgtcttcctcgacctcctcgtcgccctcgccgccgccgccgccgatgcaccgaccacgacgacgacgacgatgatgacgacgacgagcagtGGCAGTActagcggcagcggcagcaccaGCGCGTCCAGCAGCACGTGCGGCTGCGCTGGCGATGGCGGCACTAGTGCGACGGAGGAGCAAtgctgcggcggccgcggggacGGCGCCGAGCGCTCGTCGTCGGGTGCTTCGGAGGGGGCCGTCGGCGATGAGGCAGGTGATGGCGGTTACTGTTCTAGAGTAGTTGATTCCTGA